The Solanum lycopersicum chromosome 9, SLM_r2.1 genome window below encodes:
- the LOC104649293 gene encoding uncharacterized protein has translation MKKSSGPYVEKSTCAKRSRKHEGKCPIDMGNCYGCGKSGHMKRDFPIMKDQGREIYHAQARDPNPDAPKKNHFYALFSRSDQEECPDVVTGCIYHVVRVKDLESEVPPLESVPIVRDFPKVFPNDLPGVPPEWEIDFGIDLLPGMKPILVPPSCMALAELQ, from the exons ATGAAAAAAAGTAGTGGTCCTTATGTTGAGAAGTCTACTTGTGCTAAACGTAGTAGAAAACATGAAGGCAAATGTCCAATTGATATGGGAAATTGTTatggttgtggcaagagtggtcacaTGAAGAGAGATTTTCCTATAATGAAGGATCAAGGGAGAGAAATTTATCACGCACAAGCAAGAGATCCAAATCCcgatgctcctaagaagaatcacttttatgctctcTTCTCTAGGAGTGATCAAGAAGAGTGTCCCGATGTTGTCACCG GGTGTATCTACCATGTTGTGAGGGTTAAGGACCTTGAATCGGAAGTTCCTCCCTTAGAGTCGGTACCCATAGTGAGGGATTTTCCAaaagtctttcctaatgatttgCCTGGTGttcctcccgaatgggaaatAGACTTCGGCATTGACTTGCTTCCGGGTATGAAACCTATTTTAGTCCCTCCTTCGTGTATGGCTCTTGCCGAGTTGCAATAA